A region of the Salvelinus namaycush isolate Seneca chromosome 13, SaNama_1.0, whole genome shotgun sequence genome:
GACAATGCTTCCATCTACTGGAAGTAATACAGTCTTGCTACATGTCAATGACATTATTATTGTTACAGTtctctcgtctgtctgtctgagtatCCCAcattatgaatgtgtgtgtgtgtgtgtgtgtgtgtgtgtgtgtgtgtgtgtgtgtgtgtgtgtgtgtgtgtgtgtgtgtgtgtgtgtgtgtgtgtgtgtgtgtgtgtgtgtgtgtgtgtgtgttggttcttctatccttgtggggatcTAAAATCCCCAAAATAATTGTAAGAAAGGGAAATTCTCCCTCGTGGGGATTTTTCCCACATTTTtcccatgaggacaaaggctattttaagtttagggttacaattaaggttagggttagaattagggttagggtaagggtaagaggttagtggttaggtttagggttaggagttaggttcaCGGGTTAAAGTTAGGGTGAGGGAAAATAGGATTTCGGTCCACACGAAGATAGAAGAACAtaacgtgtgtgtatgtgacacAGGCAGGGTACTAATCTCCATACATATGGTTGAAATAGACATGAACATGTTCTACACATGGTACCCTAAGTAGGTAAGCATGTCTAAAGAACAGGCTAATATTGACGTCATGTAGGCTAGGCTATAGTGCTACTGAATACATTGAATATATTGTAGAGGTGATTGTTAAGATGTGTTAGGCCCAATTGAGTTGCTTATCCATACAGACAGTGGCCTATATCTTTTGACTTTTGCCTATGTAGAGCTAGAACATTGTGGGAAGATCAGTTTCATTCTCACTTTATTCAGTCTCAGATGGTTAGCAAATGAGGGTTATTTAATGATAAGGGCTATATCATTTGGAATTACTTGTTCGATTTCGTCTTCgatatgtttttcaatataagGTGTGCTTACTAACTAAATTAAGAATTCTAATCGACAACTCGATATTCCTCTTCAAATCAACACTTTTAAACCAGCGGACCGGTCCGCGCCTTGCGCGTCAGCAGGCGACTGCACAGCACATGTTTTGATTCCCGATTGCGAAAAGCAAAGTGGTTTGGTTGGGGTGGATCCTGGATGGAAGGAGGCGATGGAATGTGTGTCTGCCGTGGACAGTGCGTCTTCCTATACGTCTTGTAATGATAACAGGATTAGGACAACTGGACAAGCCACCCGAGACTCAACATCAACGGCATTGTGAGTCGCAGTGATCAAAGGTAGGCTGTTTGATCCGTCATTTTGCACCATTTCTCGATTATAATTATGGCGCTCGAAACAATGCGCATTGTGCTACTCTACTCGCCGAGAATGGAGAACAATTTGATAATTGTGTAGACTATATTTTTGCTAAATGTATGACAAAACAGTCTCGTTACATTACACAATTCAGTCGAATTAGACAACTGACAAAACACAATCCTTAATCAGCTATAAAGGTATTCAGAATTAATGAGGGAGAAACAAATCGGTGGGCATATGATAGCGTGGTGTTTAAATATGAAATGTCGATCAGAATGCATTTTACCAGACCTGCATGAATTAATATGGTTATGGGGAGGTGAACAAACAATAGCCTAGGCATTTCGTTCAAGTCTGACTCGGTTCTTACAATGTCTGACTGGATATACTGTCTTCTAATGGACATTGATGTTCTCTGTTGACCCCATCAGTGAGACGTTTTCACAACACAAAGGATGCAACAAACGGTTCCATGTATCAATAATGAGATTTCTGGTGACTCAAACACATACTAATTCGCCATAAGCACATACACTGCTACTCTCAAATCATTGCAGGTCTGTGTATCCCAACAACCATATATTGACCTGATGAAGAGGAGGGCTATTCTCTCTCTATTGCCTGAATTGTAATCTGCATTCTCATTGGATAGAGTGCATTGAAGTGGTCTAAGTACACCAAACAGTATTCTGTTATCTCATTGGATAGGGTGAATCAATGTGAGTATCCTCCACCAATCAGTGGATGTATAAAAACACAGCCATAGATTTACTACACATTGATTGTGTAGCTAGTACTGAGATGCTCAGATTCAGACTGTTGATGtagtttatttggatccccattagctgttgcataAGCCatagctattcttcctggggtcctggAAGGAGTGCAGGCTAGCAGCATATAGAGCAAAAAaaaattacctttatttaaccaggtaggccagttgagaacaagttctcattgacaactgcaacctggccaagataaagcaaagcagtgcgacaaaaacaacaacacagagttacacatgggataaacaaacgtacagtcaataacacaacagaaaaacctatatacagtgtgtgcaaatgtagtaagattatggagggaaggcaataaataggtcatagtggcgaaaataattacaatttagcattaacactggatcATAGGAaataacaacaaaacaacaagtgTTTTATTGAATCTGGTTGAAGTCAATGTAGGTATTAACATGAGAAACATGAGAGAGAGCCAGACTAGGTGACATCACACACCTGTGGCCAGGTAATAATGACACATACCACCGTCATCCAGCCAATCAgtccgtcagtcagtcagccagccagccagccagtcagtcagtcagccagacagtcagccagccaggatgtctgtctatctgtcagccagccagtctgtcagtcagtcagtcagccagccagccagccagcatgtctgtctgtcagccagccaatcagacagccagccagcctgccagtcagtcaatcagccagttagtcagccagacagtcagccagccagccagtcagccagtggCCTTGTCATCTCTGTGTGACATCCTCCTGGTCATAAGCATACTCTGTGCCAATCCAGGCCCTGTGTTGAGTACACTGGTACAAATGAACTGCACATATCAAGAGTTCAACTGTCCTTTAaatccatccatcattccttcctccctgCCTTGAAGTAATCACTGATCTAACACAAGTGGATTGATAAAAGCAAAGTTTCCATTAGAAACTTTACACCTATCCATGCACTTTATATCAGTGATTACTCAAAGGAAGGAAGTATCCCTCACTGGGCACATCAATTCAatatctattccacattggttcaacgttatgtcattgaaatgacgtggaaacaacgttgattcaaccagtgtgtgcccagtgggatgcatTAGAGCTTGACGTCTTGGTATATGTCACTTTAAGTCTTTAATACAGGACCTGTTCATTGTGGAGTGAACTTGTAAAATCTAATACATTTTACTCTATAAAGAATTTCTGCTCTGTATGCAACTTTATCCATTTAAGCTGATGTGATTGTTGATTGTTGTAACACAGGGCACTATTGAAAAAGAGACCCTGGTCCCAATTTGGATtccctgtataaataaaggttaaataaaaataaataaatacaaaaatctaAAGTACCACCTTTCCATCTCTGAACAAATAAAGAGCTCTTGAGGAGCAAAATCAACTGTGAGAATGCACTgctgtctctctcaccccctccctctctcgctctctctctccgtttttccctctctctttcatctgtCTGTGACATTGCCTCATTTATTCTCTCCATCGGGACTATGTGCGTGCACAGAAGTGGGGGATTTCATCCAAtgtgagatggagagatgggggaggcagCCTGGTAGCAGCATAGCTATGTTTCTTCAGAACAGGCTCTTCTCGTTCCTATCTCATGTATTTATACCAGAGTCATTTTACTCCAACACTGGAGGAAATGGACTAGTTAGTGAGTGTGGAAGTGCCGGTTTGATATGTGGGTCGCAACAGCCCCACTCACAGACAGACAATGTAATGTCACAGACATTTGCAGGGAGCAGAGAGATGGGGTTGAAGGGGGGTTGCCTTGTTACCATGGATGTGATGACCTGGTTGCCTCAGCAACGATCAGTAACACTTTTGACGCAAGGTCTTGTATATGAATCCACAGCAGGTATCATTAATCTAGAATGTTCCTTTGTAAAGCTTGAGGCAGAAATATCAATTCTCTAAAGCTTAAAGCACAAAAGCatccacacacacaacctccatATAGATTGGTTGATGAGATCCATAATGTTGAGACAGTGGCCCTCTTCCAGGTCGTCACCTGCCTGTCAGAGCTGTGTAGCTGGGGGAAGCACTGTGTTGAGAAGGGCTCATTTACAGGGTTAAAGGAACCACTAGGTGCATCATGATGGTGCTTAAAGCCACAGTATtccccatccctccaccccacccccggagagagagaaggggttgCAACCATGGCAACAGCTGTGTCCTGTGAGTGAGCTATTCACTTTCATCTGGATTACATTCTGTAGTGGAGCTGCCCCAGCGGATGAGATTTTGCCTCGCGAacaaggtctgtgtgtgtgtgatgcagcgcttcccaaactcggtcctgccccCCTCGCTCATAAAACTGGTGACTGCCTGGATGTGGAAGTGCGCCGCCCAACCTCTGGGTTATATAACAGTTTATAAGCGTCAGAGGCACAGGCAAGTCattccccctccactcctccactaaaTCTGATCCATCTCTCCTCTGAATCTAATTCACACTTTGAACAGATAATAACCAGAGCAGAGACCCCAGTGTCTGTGACAAGCTGATGAGCCATACCCTCGCTCCCAGCCAACCACTAGCTTCCCTCCTGTTTGTGTGGGCTTCCCCGGTGTAGAAAACAACAACAACTCTAACGCTACAAGTATGGACTTCAGTTACTTGTCCACAGCCCGTAGTACTACTAGAAATTCACATGGACAAAACACCATAACGAACGTTGGCCTCACTAGATGACCTTCTGGATGTTGATGATCAGTGGATATGCAATCCTTCTGTCCAGTCTGTTTTGTTCTCAAGGAACTATGTTGCACTCAAATGTTTCTAGGATGCAGGTTTTGTATGCAGCTTTTGTTCAAGCATGTATTTGACATGTAAAATGTTGCTTCTGTTTCAGACCTGGCCATGAATGAGGAGACCAGGACGTGTGACTGACCAAGGAAGCTTTGACAACACAACTTTAGACTAAAGAAAAATGATGTGTATCCAGGGTGGAACTGACTGTTAGCCTGATAACCATCGCCATGGCGTTTTGCAACGGCAGCCTGCTGGCTAGGTGTGCCCCCCTGATGGAGCTGGAAGAAGAGGAAGGGGTGGTGATTTCACCACCGCCGCCTCCGCCGCCAGGGGTTGGGACTACTAGTCCCCTCATGCCTGTCACCCTACGTGTGATGCTGGCCGCTATCATGATCTTCATGATCGCCATCGGTTTCCTGGGCAACGCCATCGTGTGTCTGATCGTCTACCAGAAGCCCGCCATGCGTTCTGCCATCAACCTGCTCCTCGCTACGCTGGCATTCTCTGACATCATGCTCTCGCTGCTCTGCATGCCCTTCACTGCCGTCACCGTGGCTACCGCCGACTGGCGCTTCGGGGGCGGGTTCTGCCGTGCTTCCGTCATGCTCTATTGGCTCTTTGTCCTGGAGGGCGTGtccatcctcctcatcatcagcGTAGACCGTTTCCTCATCATCGTCCAGCGGCAGGACAAGCTGACGCCACACCGTGCTAAGCTACTCATCGGCGCTTCCTGGGCGCTGTCCCTCTGCGTGGCGCTCCCGTCTGTGATCGGCTGGCGGGCGGGCGCGGCGGGTGTGACGGGCATTGGGGGGGCCTGGGCGCCACAGTGCGTGCTGGGCTACAGTGAGTCGCTGGCCGACCGCTGCTACACAGTGCTGCTGGCAGTGGCGGTATTCTTTGTGCCGTTCGGCATCATGCTCTACTCCTACCTGTGCATCCTCAACACGGTCCGCCGCAACGCCCTGCGCATCCACAACCACACCTCCGACCAGGCCAGCCTCCCGGTCCTCAACCAGGTCAGCAAGCTGGGCCTGACTGGCCTGCAACGTCCCCCGCAGGTCAATGTGGACATGAGCTTCAAGACGCGGGCCTTCACCACCATCCTCATCCTCTTCATCGGCTTCTCTGTGTGCTGGCTGCCCCACACAGTGGTCAGTTTGCTGGCCGTGTTCAGCCGGAGGTTCTACTTCAGCCCTGCCTTCTATCCGGTCAGTGTGGGGGCTCTGTGGCTCAGCTATCTGAAGACCGTGTTTAACCCAGTCATCTACTGCTGGAGGATCAGGAAGTTCCGGGAGGCGTGTCTGGAGTTCATGCCCAAGAGCTGCAGGCTGTGTCCCAGGGTGCCGGGCCGGAGCCACAGGAGGGTGAGACCCAGTAACATCTACGTGTGCAGTGAGACCCAGTCGGCTGTGTGACAGTAACATCTACGTGTGCAGTGAGACCCAGTTGGCTGTGTGACAGTAACATCTACATGTGCAGTGAGACCCAGTTGGCTGTGTGACAGTAACATCTATGTGTGCAGTGAGACCTAGTCAGATGTGTGACAGTAACATCTACGTGTGCAGTGAGACCCAGTCAGCTGTGTGGAACTAACGGTCACTCTGAGGACACGCCATGGTAACCGTGgaaagcagtggtcaccaactctGGTCTTGAAGCTACAGGGTGCTCCACTGGTGTAAAGGACCTGCTATACTCTATACGATTTGTTAAGACATGAACATTTCAGCAGTATAGACGGGTTGCTGCTGAAACGTTGCTGTCTTTTAACAAATTATTTGCATTGGCGCAATAGTGGTGAGGACAGTACATTCTTGTGTTTTGTCTAAAGTGCTGTGGACACTGGACAGCCATGAACAGAGGCACTCAAAAGTCTTTGTGTGACTGTCTTTATTTCCCTTCTCCTAAAAAAAGACCTGACGAGAAATGATGTACAACTGGGAACAGTGTTTTCTATTTAACCGTTTCCATAGTGTTTGTATAATTGGCTGAGTACTGTTGGTGATCGTTTACCCAGATGGTTGTTGTATATGTCtaattatactgtatgtaaatgaaAACGTTGGATAAAATTGTAAAGAAATGTTGATCAGTATAAAAAAGTGTTTCTGTGAATGAATAATTGATTAATTGAATGAACTAACAatccaattaacaggtgtgttgatgtcaTCAACTATGCATATGTAGCCTATAGACTGAGTAGAAATGAAAGATaacaaatcatgttaaacacagtTATAACCCTTGTAAGTTGTCTACATACACTGTAATAGGCTAGCATTGTACCTTAAACCTAATACTGGAACTAAAATATATGTTGGGCATGCTGGTTGACAAAGGTAGACCATGTTGTCGAACACAAACCACGTACAGCCATCCCCTGCCTCTACAATGTCAATACAATGGCTGTGTTGCTGGGATACTAAAGACCTCTATTGATTGTCGGTTGTGGAGTGTATTTATGTGTGTAAGACCCATATCTTCCACAGCAGAACACACAGTCTATGCTGTAGGTAATGCATCTCCATATGTACCGTGGTTAAACAGTTTACTGAGAGAAGTTCAAATCTAGGGCACACCATGTCAACTCATACACTTTGCGTAAGGTGTGATTATCTCAATTCTACTGCTTGAATGAACGAAGAAAGATGTGTACTATGTACACACCATGTAGTAGATGTACACATCGATGCCCAGGTAGAAGTGACCTTTAGACACAGATCTAGCATAAGTTTGCCTTACCCTATCTCATAATAACCTTAGGCAAGACCTAAATATATCACAAAACAGGCTTTAGATCTAAGGGACAAGCAAAGGTTGCTTCATTGTCTCAGCACACTGAGCTGCAAGAACTGACAGAGAAAACATCCCTACAGATCCTTTTTATGCAACATTAAAATAAAGTATTTACATTAAGTGTATCACTGGCTTACTTAAAGTCAATGATACATAGACACAAGGAGAGGAAGCTATTATTATTGATTGAGACGTAGCCCATTTGAGCCCTACTATGATTATGTATCTGATTGATGGGACAGCTGAAATACGTCACAACCAGACGTAGAGGATGCTGGGGCGAGAGGGCAAAGATGGCGCGCTCCACCAACATGGGACGTGAAGGGAAAGACACATCTCAGGATAGAGGAGCTTCTAACGCAGATCTCTTACTACACCCCGAGCTCCTGTCTCAGGAGTTTATCCAGTTGGTTCTGAATGAGGTAAGAGACGAATCAGGGCTGAATTTGAACAAGGAGAGGGTTGATTTTGCGCTAGTCAGCTAGgtcccagctagctaacattagccagtcagctagctagccaccggtaGTTAACGTCAGCCAGCTTATATTGTAGCCAAAATGGTTCGCTGATTTAGCTAGTTATTTGCACCAGCGTCagaacactaaagaggccatGTTGGAAATATCGTCAGGAAAATATTATTAAACCAGCTTTAAAATGCGTGGATCATGGTTTGTTTAGAGTCAGGCGTGTTTTAGTTTATTTATGTTTTTTGCGCATGCGTCAGGTGATAAGGGAgtacctggggtgtattcattataaactgggtgtttCGAGCCCTGACTGCTGactggctgacagctgtggtatatcagaccgtataccatgggtatgacacatttatttttactgctctaattatgttggtagccagtttataatagtaataagggtttgtggtgtatggccaatataccacggctaagggctttatccaggcactctgcgttgtgcataagaacagcccttagctgtggtatattgaccataggccacaaacccctgaggtgccttattgcttaagagcacactgtagcaaaacttttgttattgaacaGCTTGCTAGGTCC
Encoded here:
- the gpr45 gene encoding probable G-protein coupled receptor 45; protein product: MAFCNGSLLARCAPLMELEEEEGVVISPPPPPPPGVGTTSPLMPVTLRVMLAAIMIFMIAIGFLGNAIVCLIVYQKPAMRSAINLLLATLAFSDIMLSLLCMPFTAVTVATADWRFGGGFCRASVMLYWLFVLEGVSILLIISVDRFLIIVQRQDKLTPHRAKLLIGASWALSLCVALPSVIGWRAGAAGVTGIGGAWAPQCVLGYSESLADRCYTVLLAVAVFFVPFGIMLYSYLCILNTVRRNALRIHNHTSDQASLPVLNQVSKLGLTGLQRPPQVNVDMSFKTRAFTTILILFIGFSVCWLPHTVVSLLAVFSRRFYFSPAFYPVSVGALWLSYLKTVFNPVIYCWRIRKFREACLEFMPKSCRLCPRVPGRSHRRVRPSNIYVCSETQSAV